The Ziziphus jujuba cultivar Dongzao chromosome 12, ASM3175591v1 sequence TTGTATTGTGTCATATGAGTGGTGAATGATTGTGAGAAAACATAGTTATAGGTTGGGATTCGTATGGAATTACAGGTAAAATCAGTTGTGTAATTATGTTGTACATGCTGAACATCTATTTAATCAGACAGACAACTCGTTGATACTTCCTAAACTGGACAGTGGAGGCTAATTCAAAGTAAGCAACACTTTAAgctttaatacatatataaaaacacCATTATAGAGGAAACTAACAAGCTCTCAATTTGAACATCTCTAGACAAGCAAGAAACTAACAACTGATGATATAAACCATGCTTGTTTAACTACAGATATACACACATTGATTAAGATTGCAGAACAGAAATGATAATAAGATATCAAAGACACTAGCCAAGCTTGTGTTCTGCCCTCAAAAGTTATCCACCTTCTTCAACGGTTTTCGTCTTTTCAAAGCAAATTGCTTGTCTAGTTGCTTATAACCCTTTTGAATATGTAATATGGAAGTGATCTCACCAGCACCTTGATCCTCACCCATCTTTTCCAGAATCATAGCTAAAATGAAAGTGAGTTCGCCACAGTTTTTAGTCATGAGGTCAACAAACATTTCTTCATCAAACAAACGAGCATACTTCCATGTCTGCCTTCTCTGCTTATCATCAGTTGAACCTGCAAAACCCTGTAAAATGGTGTTTATAATCACCAGCCCACGCTGTGTCATTCGGTGATTCAAAGCTTGAGAAAGTTCATCTGGCGTTGCTTTAAGCTTTGTAGCAACTCTTCTAAACAGTTGGTAACCATGCAGTCCAGCAAGTGAAAGATGCTGCTCAAATGCAAATCTAGCAAGCCCTTTGACATGCCCTCTTAACTCATGGAAATGATACAGAAATCTAGCTAATGTATTCCTGAAAATTGGCCATTCGGACAACGCAGTCTGAATGGAATCCAGATTTTCTTTAGTGGGATTCAGTCCCCTAATCAAAAAAGGACGTTTATTGATGTCACAATACTGACTCTTGATGTGCTTCCATCCATTGACAAAGTTGCTGGCGGGTTTTGTTGCAAGTCGAAGCAAACAAGCAGCAACATAAGCTCCAATAGCACAGGTTACAGAATCATCCACAGGCC is a genomic window containing:
- the LOC107429412 gene encoding uncharacterized protein LOC107429412, producing MSSSASALASMEEQSNSQSSTPSMKNLLQAHPFYVGSRHLRGPESQLDWTDDHLLNLKGIILRRYTTPVQLVPVVKEGLASLQGTVSHRTIGALMVSAWNLYYFPERKYVFPEVPTNTTPDDIDYTALRGKDNPGGVDEKIYWPVDDSVTCAIGAYVAACLLRLATKPASNFVNGWKHIKSQYCDINKRPFLIRGLNPTKENLDSIQTALSEWPIFRNTLARFLYHFHELRGHVKGLARFAFEQHLSLAGLHGYQLFRRVATKLKATPDELSQALNHRMTQRGLVIINTILQGFAGSTDDKQRRQTWKYARLFDEEMFVDLMTKNCGELTFILAMILEKMGEDQGAAICFEKTKTVEEGG